The Onychomys torridus chromosome 4, mOncTor1.1, whole genome shotgun sequence genome includes a window with the following:
- the Romo1 gene encoding reactive oxygen species modulator 1: MPVAVGPYGQSQPSCFDRVKMGFVMGCAVGMAAGALFGTFSCLRIGMRGRELMGGIGKTMMQSGGTFGTFMAIGMGIRC, translated from the exons ATGCCGGTGGCCGTGGGTCCCTACGGGCAGTCCCAGCCCAGCTGCTTCGACCGTGTCAAGATGGGCTTTGTCATGGGTTGCGCCGTGGGCATGGCGGCCGGGGCGCTGTTCGGCACCTTCTCCTGTCTCAG GATCGGAATGCGAGGTCGAGAGCTGATGGGTGGCATTGGGAAAACCATGATGCAGAGTGGCGGCACCTTTGGTACATTCATGGCGATTGGAATGGGCATACGATGCTAA
- the Nfs1 gene encoding cysteine desulfurase, mitochondrial, whose translation MVGSTAGSMLRAAWRRAALAATAVARSRFTAPTRGLRLRVVDHALHSAVPSGAVLRPLYMDVQATTPLDPRVLDAMLPYLVNYYGNPHSRTHAYGWETEAAMEHARQQVATLIGADPREIIFTSGATESNNIAIKGVARFYRSRKKHVVTTQTEHKCVLDSCRSLEAEGFRVTYLPVQKSGIIDLKELEAAIQPDTSLVSVMTVNNEIGVKQPIAEIGRICSSRKVYFHTDAAQAVGKIPLDVNDMKIDLMSISGHKLYGPKGVGAIYIRRRPRVRVEALQSGGGQERGMRSGTVPTPLVVGLGAACELAQQEMEYDHKRISKLAERLIQKIMSSLPDVVMNGDPQQHYPGCINLSFAYVEGESLLMALKDVALSSGSACTSASLEPSYVLRAIGTDEDLAHSSIRFGIGRFTTEQEVDYTVEKCIHHVKRLREMSPLWEMVQDGIDLKSIKWTQH comes from the exons ATGGTGGGCTCTACTGCCGGCAGCATGCTGCGAGCCGCTTGGAGGCGGGCGGCATTGGCTGCTACCGCTGTGGCCCGGTCGAGGTTCACGGCGCCCACCCGGGGATTGCGCCTGCGCG TTGTAGATCATGCTCTCCATTCGGCTGTTCCCTCCGGGGCAGTGCTACGACCTCTCTACATGGATGTGCAAGCTACTACTCCTCTG GACCCCCGAGTGCTTGATGCCATGCTCCCGTACCTTGTGAACTACTATGGGAACCCACATTCTCGGACTCATGCATATggctgggagactgaggcagccaTGGAACATGCCCGCCAG CAAGTAGCAACTCTGATTGGAGCTGACCCTCGAGAGATCATTTTCACAAGTGGAGCTACTGAGTCCAACAACATAGCCATTAAG GGAGTGGCCAGGTTCTACAGGTCACGGAAAAAGCACGTGGTTACCACCCAGACTGAACACAAGTGTGTGCTGGACTCCTGCCGCTCACTGGAGGCTGAGGGCTTTCGGGTCACCTACCTCCCGGTGCAGAAGAGCGGGATCATTGACTTAAAG GAACTAGAGGCTGCCATCCAGCCAGATACCAGCCTGGTATCAGTGATGACTGTGAACAATGAGATTGGTGTCAAGCAGCCCATTGCCGAAATAG GGCGGATTTGCAGTTCCAGAAAGGTGTATTTCCATACCGATGCAGCCCAAGCTGTTGGGAAAATCCCACTCGATGTCAATGACATGAAAATCGATCTCATGAGCATCAGCGGTCACAAACTCTATGGTCCTAAAG GGGTTGGCGCTATCTACATCCGCCGCAGACCCCGTGTGCGCGTGGAGGCCCTACAGAGTGGAGGCGGGCAGGAGCGGGGTATGCGGTCGGGGACAGTGCCCACACCCTTGGTGGTAGGGCTGGGAGCAGCATGTGAGTTGGCGCAGCAGGAGATGGAG TACGACCATAAGCGGATCTCCAAGTTAGCAGAACGGCTGATACAGAAGATAATGAGCAGCCTTCCAGATGTGGTGATGAATGGGGACCCCCAACAGCACTATCCTG GCTGTATCAACCTCTCCTTTGCATATGTGGAAGGGGAGAGTCTGCTGATGGCACTCAAGGATGTCGCCTTGTCCTCCGGGAG TGCCTGCACTTCTGCATCACTGGAGCCCTCTTACGTCCTCAGAGCAATCGGTACTGATGAGGATTTAGCACACTCTTCTATCAG GTTTGGCATTGGCCGCTTCACTACAGAACAGGAAGTAGACTACACTGTGGAGAAATGCATTCATCATGTGAAACGCCTCCGAGAAATGAG TCCCCTCTGGGAGATGGTGCAGGATGGCATTGACCTCAAGAGCATCAAGTGGACCCAACATTAG